From one Lysinibacillus sp. G4S2 genomic stretch:
- a CDS encoding globin-coupled sensor protein, translated as MIFQKQRKTTALDLQQYIVKMDVPNRQSMIKQIEMLNLTKQDLQYLKAFQPFVVDNIDDIVDRFYSMIGTERDLVNIINRHSSVEKLKVTLRRHIIEMFNGSIDEEFYLRRIKIAKVHVHIGLRTQWYICAFQDLSVSFIDLVEQYINHPKDQFNTIRAISKISNFEQQLVLEAFENTVEQLKEDMERKKEALEKKIVESSEGLATISQETNNSFQRLSRQSVEIKQLAKKSLQVSAMAENHALEGREQLKSQSHNMSNIIHSLNDITENIEQLTEMSKEMESIMNVVTNIANQTNLLALNAAIEAARAGEAGKGFSVVADEVRKLSIQTKDSVTSVATLLHKTNERTDKLVHSLSNIQEEVGSGEENMAQTEGQFTKILDSMTEAKEQNDCMEKEVLAIAEILNELGIAFGEVTSSAEKLANITQNLN; from the coding sequence AGACAACGGCGTTAGATTTGCAACAATACATTGTAAAAATGGATGTACCAAATCGCCAGTCAATGATAAAGCAAATAGAAATGCTAAATTTAACAAAGCAGGATTTACAATATTTAAAAGCCTTTCAACCATTTGTTGTGGATAATATTGATGATATTGTTGACAGGTTTTACTCAATGATTGGAACTGAACGTGACTTAGTAAATATAATTAATAGACATAGTTCTGTAGAAAAACTGAAAGTCACACTACGTCGTCATATTATCGAAATGTTTAATGGTTCAATCGATGAAGAGTTTTATCTGAGACGCATTAAAATTGCAAAGGTACATGTACATATTGGACTTAGAACACAATGGTATATTTGTGCTTTTCAAGATTTGTCGGTATCATTTATTGACTTGGTTGAGCAATATATTAATCATCCAAAGGACCAGTTCAATACAATTCGAGCCATTTCAAAAATCTCTAATTTTGAGCAACAGTTGGTTTTAGAAGCATTTGAGAATACTGTTGAACAGCTTAAGGAAGATATGGAACGAAAAAAAGAAGCGCTAGAGAAGAAAATAGTAGAGTCTTCTGAAGGTCTTGCCACAATATCTCAGGAAACAAATAATTCATTTCAGCGCTTAAGTAGACAATCAGTTGAGATTAAACAATTAGCAAAAAAATCCCTTCAAGTGTCGGCGATGGCGGAGAATCATGCATTAGAAGGTCGTGAACAATTAAAAAGTCAATCACACAATATGAGTAATATTATTCATTCACTTAATGATATAACAGAAAATATTGAACAGTTGACCGAAATGTCAAAGGAAATGGAATCCATCATGAATGTTGTCACGAACATTGCAAACCAAACAAATTTGTTAGCTTTAAACGCAGCTATAGAAGCGGCTCGTGCTGGAGAAGCGGGTAAAGGCTTTAGTGTTGTTGCGGATGAAGTGAGAAAACTATCGATTCAAACAAAGGATTCTGTCACATCGGTAGCGACGTTACTACATAAAACGAATGAGCGGACAGATAAACTTGTTCATTCGCTTAGTAATATTCAGGAAGAAGTCGGATCTGGTGAAGAAAATATGGCACAAACAGAAGGACAATTCACCAAAATATTAGATTCTATGACAGAAGCTAAAGAACAAAATGATTGTATGGAAAAAGAGGTTCTAGCGATAGCGGAAATTCTCAATGAATTAGGGATTGCCTTTGGTGAGGTAACAAGTTCTGCTGAAAAATTAGCGAATATTACACAGAATTTAAATTAA